AAACCGATGTCTCTTTCTTCAAAACTCAATGCACAATGTGCCAAACATGCGCGGAAAATAGTTCAGTTGTTGAACATGATTCGGTAATTAATAAGATTCTTAACCGTTGAGATTGAAAAAGTGTCATCTATCCAAACATTTAAAGGTGAAAATAcacgcgtaaaatattttacagaagGATATCATTCCAACGGAGgaagataaaagaaaaagaaaaccgcATGACGAATTTGATATATTCGGGAAAAGTATTGCATTTCAGTTACGAAATATAAgattcggtgaatatttaaTGGTGCGCTATTGCGTATCGCAGAAATATATTGTTAACGTAGAGCCGTTTATTTTTAGAGGTTGCAATTAAGTTGGAGAGACGAATACAGGATCTGATTGCACAAGAACGTCTTGATAATATTAAATCGAAATACGTATCTCACAGTGTTCCTTCAAATTGTTGTAGTTGTAACTGTAGTGATTGTAAAGTTATAAACAAGGATATGATTTGTAGCTGCGGTTTACCGGTAATAATGATCAAAACCGATCAGTCATGTGAATTCAATTGCAAATAACGGATGTGAagtacatttttataattttcattaatttactCATGTGgggagaaaagaattttttgtcaATTATGCAACTTCTTTTTTATCATAGGACAATAAATATACAATGTTCACTGACTGAATAACGATTTATATTTTGTAGTTACTTTTGTGGTTACTCAAGACATATACATGTAGTTTTGGTaaaaaagttaataaaataACATAAAATAATTTGACAAACGCTCTTGTTCGATGTATCGTACGAGCAAATTCAGATGTGTTCTCTAACCAATATTAACTTTATTGTATCAATACGTGTAAAATTCTTAACGTGCAAAGTATTACGCCCGTAATTTTGCAAATACATCGTATCGTAGTATCGGCAGCAAAAACGTTTGAACGGAAATGTCGTCCAAGTGGAACGAGAAATTAGTGACCAGTTTTTTGAAAGTATACAAGCAGTATCCATGTTTGTGGAATCCGTATCACAAGGACTATTATAATTGCCGAGAAAAGTACAAAGCGTTGCAGAAAATTATCGATGATATCGGTACACCTGACTTTACTGTAACTGACTATTTGCAACAAATCAAGATAATAAGAGAAAAGTAATGTACGACTGGAGATTTTAGCAAAGCGTGTTGCAAaaaggataaaaagaaaaattcatgtCGAGAGAAAATACATACAAGGTGTTTAGCTTGTCATGATACCGCTAAATTTCTCCGTTGGTTTTGATAATAGAAAAAATGTCGCAGAAGGAAATTACTCGTTTCAAGATCATAATTTTTGAAGTTCCAAATGACTTTGAAACTAGCTTTGAATGCAACAATAAATTGCTGCAACACTACGAGATTTATATTTACGATTTATTGCGTGACCCTCAGATGATATTGAACGCAAAATCAGATTAACGCTACACTCAAAAgcgacaaattatttttaaaaaatttgaagtttaaaaaccaataattgtgaaaaagatgaaaaaaaagcAGAATTAAGAAGTTTTCTAAAAAAGTCAAAATGAAGTTTGTTTTTACTTGTCTCGttaaaacaaataattttcgattattattaaaattaacgaaagcaTTTTGCGTTGATCTTGATAAATGGAACACCTTGTATTTGCGCACAAAATTGACGATTTCCATTATCGTAGGTACAAAAGAGAGCAATTGCGGACACTTAAAGGGCTGCAATCACAAAAGCGGTATAAATCACCATTCCCTTGGTACAATATAATCGCCGATATGTTAAAGAAAGTAATCgacaatgaaaaaatgaattcgAAAACGATTTTGATAGCCAAGCATCCCAACACGTCTGTTCTAAAATCTTTGAATAGCGACAACGTACGAAACTTGCGCAAAAGAGAAGTAGAAGTCCGAAGAATTCGTCCGTGTACCAATGCAACATGCGACGAAGTCGCTAAGAGAAGTAAATCAGGTTGTTCCAGTGTAAAAAGTAACTCAACATCGAATAAAACTAAAGAAGCACGATCGACGACACAAACAAAATACGTGCCATGTCCGCAGACTAGAACGTTAAGAACCGTTTCGAAAGATCGAGAAGAGGATACACTTTTGAATCAGAGACCCACTAGAGACATTGAGTCAAGACCAATGGGTAagaaataagaattttattaatgATGATTAATACATTGCACATTAAAATAAGAGTAatctaatatttcatttttaaataggATATCCCATGACTACACCGTACACGTCGATTGATTTGACATCCAATAATATAACAGAAGGACATAACAAAAGTTATGAACCACCGTTTCTGCAATGTCCCTTGTGTGGCTGGGAAGACGCAAAGTATAaacaaattgaaagaaatgCAGTGGAACCTGTAATGAAGCAGATTAATTTTGTTCCTTGTTCCGATTACTATAGAGACCTCCCTCGTGAAAGGTATACACCATGTACTGGCTGTGATAAAGGTATGTGAGGTTGTACAACTGGACTTAATAATTATATCAAATGCTTATTTTCTTGAGAAAATAATACTTGTAGATTATAATGatcaaaacaaatattttattcatcacATTATATGGTTTCATATCatctttaataatatttaaatttaaagatcTACAGAATAAAAATGCTTTAAATGTTAAAGTTTTTAAAAAGTCTACTACTATACATCAATAATAACTTATATAAATTCTGTTATATTTGTATCTATTCAGAGTATATGTCCTTGTTGTTTTGGGCCTGAATAAAGTTGTATTTTTTGAACAGATATAATGCGACGTTCCGATTATACGAAGAAGCACACAGATGATTCTAGAGATTTTGACATTTCGAAAGATCCGCCAAAGCAAGCACCTTATCCTGATCTGTCAAGTAACCACCCAGAAATGACAGCTGAGTTCTATCACGAACCATATCATGTCAGATCTATTGTAAAGTCGAAAAAGGACGAGACTACAAAAGTGACGAAAGATGTTGCTTGTGTCCGTGAACCTGTTCAGACACAAATCGTCCAATACGATCCCATGGCAAATAAATTATTAGGCGTTACCGTAGAGGCGTACACTTGGTTGAAGATCGTTCCGTCGGATTTGAAAAAGAATGTAGATGGAGCCACGTTCGCAACCCAAAGCATCTGTCAGAGTACACAGGGCGTCCAGTGTACGAAACCAAAATTGTATACAAAAGAGACGCAACTGTCTTCCAAAACTATTCCTTCTGAGGTGAATGATGCAAGCGTTAATACTGTGAATTATGTCgaacgagaaacacaaaatacaATCTGCATGCCAAACAGACCGAAACATTGTGTCTCCCTTCAAACTTTGAATCAGATCGACGAGAAAAACAAACATTGTGTGACAAGTTCGATTTGTACAATGGAGTCTAAGGAAGTTGCAATAAATACAGTAGATAAAGTATCAAAAGGGATTCAAAGCACAATTTGCATGTCACGGGGAAACTTAGCTCCCTCTTTGTCTTTTGAAAAGATGAAAGACATTGGAACTACATCATGTTTTCAGGAAAATCATAATATTTGTGTAGATGCTACATATTTTAAGAAGCATGACATTAGCCTTGTTCGGCATGTTGGTATCGATGTGCAATGTGTATCTTTGACTCAATTGAAGTCCCATGAATCTATAAATCATTGCATTCGATCTGCAGATTTGAAGGAACCTATGGAAAGGGAAAGTAAGTTTTTTGTTTAGTTAATTTTTGGTTCTTATATAATTGTTTTTCAGTATAGAGTATAACTATTATTTGACAATGTTGTGGAACACTACAAGTTTGTTTCAAGAATATAAAGCAGTGTGTAACATTGTTGCAATACTGTTGAACATTGTACAACATATGAcaactaaaatatatttttttcaacagCAGAAGAATTTGAGACTCCATGCAAATCGGATACATGTTCAGGCAACATATGCGAAATTATCAAAGATCCCACTGTAGCATTCTCATTGCAGCAAATTCTTTATAAGATGTTATCATATAGGCTTGAATCTGGGAGCCAAAATACAAAAGCATCacctttgaaaatttcaaatgtgCAAGCTGATCGTAAGTTAATGTAATTTTCAATCTTTGTAATGTTTCAAAGGCTTATATAAGAAACGTTGATTTCAGATAAATCTACACGTAATGCAAAAACAAATTGCAGGATTACTGCAACTGAAATGGTGGACAAAGTCAAAGAATTCACAATTAGGACATTAGGATCAGAAGCTACGAGTCATTACAAAGATGAGTTGAAACAAACTTTTGCAATAGCTGAAGCTCTTAGTGCTAATATAACTAAACCGACGATGACCGAGGAAAGCGATTTTAAACCAGTATTTGAGTCTACTAAAGTCATAGATGGTACTGAGCGTATCTACGCAGACGACATGGTATTATTAAAAGAAGCGAAGAAGTTTTCATCTGTGGATAAAGAAGTATCTGTTTATTCAGAGAGCCGAGATGTTGGGACCAATGGATCATTTTCACAGTTACCTGTTTGCAATGTAGGAGTTCAAAATGATGTGCAAGTGGAGGGTGTTATATCTATGAATGAATCTGAAATGGATAAAGGAAAGAAGGTAAGTGTCGGTACTCAGAAACGAGATCCTATATTGGTTCGAGTGATAAAGTGCAACGAGAGTCAAACAATTGTCAAGTCGGATAAAGAAACGTTAACTGCAGCCATCGATAttggttttaaaaataaatgcatTGACAAGCGTGTAGAAACCTGTGGTCGGTCAACTTGCTTGCCTTATATAGCTTGTCGGAAATTGAAAGAGGAAAACTTAGAACCTATTTATCAGAAAAAATGTAAATGTCAAATAGATAGTGATTATCGTCAACAACCGTATAAGAATTTCATGTGCGATAAAAACTGTAAGGACAAACCACATCGTGATCAGGATTGGACAGATATTACGAATATCGACGCATTTCGCAATCTTAATAACTCCAAAATTCCATTATGTGTGAAAGCTCGTAAATGTACCTACACgagtaaataattgaaaattacctGCAAACTAATTTTGTGTGTAATAACTGTAGAAGTATAGTTAATGatgtttattcgaaattttattttaaagtcTCATGCAGTAAACTATTTCAATTTATGAATAgaatatattttgaatttttaagttGAAAAGTATCGAATATGCAAATATAGAACAAGACAAAAGAGATCTGAATGGTTAAATACTTCTTGTCAAAGATTTAAACAGCATCATATTATTTCTTTATCATCTTCAGAATTTCTAAGATAACATTAATAGAACTATTATTTCTAATATTATCTATCTCTGTTTAAAATCTGATTGATGCTTTTTaacctttgtaaaaaaaatattccagttACTTTATATCTGGTATTTTAATATCTTCTTTGACTTTTTTTATcatatcgttcaattttttcaactGAATGTATTCATTCACGAATTAAAATACACTATACTGTGTATTGttcttaaatattgtaaaacaaAGTTGAACTTTGTTAAACTTTTTACCATtttcaaatgtaattttaatatctttttatcattttgtaTGTGGGGCCAGGAAATTTGATAAGATATAAATGTAATTCCACCATTAATAATGTaatcaaatattaataaaaagagaataaatatataatttcttgCTAAAgtactttaaaaatttttttttcattcacagTTACATAAATTAAGGAGATGATAAATTAGGTCAAGAATGTAGAAGAACAAACTTCATTTTATTACCTGAAAATGTACAACGTTTTGACAAATGGAACattatatgaaaattaaataatttaattttcatggtAAATTATGTTCACATCATTGAGTCGAAGGCAAACACTTGATACATATACATGTGATAAGTACCAATCATTGGTATctaattgtaataaaatagtataaaaGAGGTTTACGTTCCCTCGTTGtttgtttttatatattttataatagtaCGTTCGTACATGGGAGATTTTGATTTACGTATTTTATTATTGGAATCTTATGACTCAAATATGCATCAAAATTATCTAACGTTCAACTTCCGTCATCCTGAGTACGTTTATATGCATCTTTGTAACAGATACTGCATGATCAACAATTATTCGTTATTGCAAGATTCATGCTAAGTATTAGGATACTTTGAACTGGCATTAGTTAGTTGTAACATGCATTCATATTATAAGAGAAGTTGTATTTCCCTCTATAAAATATCGTaccaacaatttttaaattcaatcgcTAAAACGTGGTGTGAGGTACATATTAAAAAATCGGCAACAAGGGACATATCTGTAATGTTTGCACAATCACTTGCATATCTTATCTTCTCTAAGAACAATCTTATTTATGAAACATAACGaatttacatattacgtgttgTCACTAACAATGATATTGAAGATACGttcgtttttaaaaaattgtcggATTATTTATGGAGAGTATGTACTTAAATTATATCCTTAGTTACATCAGCCACTTGCTGTTAACAGATATAATACTGTTAATTTATTCATTGATTGAAGTCACACTCTCCGTACATAAGTACAGCActtattgttattaaaatatgtatagtaataaattattgtACTTTTGATATTTAATGATTTGTCGATAGTCACTTTGACTCTCGTATGACTAGTTTAAATTGAATTCAGTCATTGCTTCTGCAGCAAATCGTTGCTAATATTAAAATCAACCTCTTTGTAGATTTTATGTACCTGTTGAAagacaaaagaaacgaaataaatgttTTCAATGTTGTGTTTTGTACTGTAACAAAAATTACGTAATACGCACGTAGTATTATTAAAGGGTGTACGCacaaaatgtacaaacatttagtCCTTTTTCTTGGCATCTGCTTTCTCGTCTTTAGCTTGGCCTCGGCCCAGCAATTTGGCTAACGAATCCCAAATTCCTCCGAGGAACAACGCGCAAAACAGATTTTCAAAAGGTACAAACGGATCGTGAATACCCAGCAAAATGGACGACAACTGAAACATAATTAATACTTGACATAATTAAtatgaaagaaataataatgctaaaaagtgaataaaatatgTTTGTACCTTAAAGTATACGAAGAAAATAACGATACCGAAGTAAACTAATGCATGGGGTGCAGAAATGAGATCAGTCTTTTTATCTAGGACAAAGATGATAGACGCAACCATTGATGCTTTTGTAGGgctaaaaaaacaaattattatgTAATAAATGTTGTTTTCTTAATGTATATATTACATCAATAGCTCCAATGAAATACCAATTATAGAGATgatttatacaaaaaaaaaagaaaaggaattggACTTACAAGCTAGGTTGCATAAGTTCCATAGCAGTTGGGGTCCATACTCCTCGTGTAAGACGttcaaacaattttaaaaagccTGCA
The sequence above is drawn from the Ptiloglossa arizonensis isolate GNS036 chromosome 1, iyPtiAriz1_principal, whole genome shotgun sequence genome and encodes:
- the LOC143148389 gene encoding uncharacterized protein LOC143148389 isoform X4 translates to MKCKPMSLSSKLNAQCAKHARKIVQLLNMIRYKREQLRTLKGLQSQKRYKSPFPWYNIIADMLKKVIDNEKMNSKTILIAKHPNTSVLKSLNSDNVRNLRKREVEVRRIRPCTNATCDEVAKRSKSGCSSVKSNSTSNKTKEARSTTQTKYVPCPQTRTLRTVSKDREEDTLLNQRPTRDIESRPMGYPMTTPYTSIDLTSNNITEGHNKSYEPPFLQCPLCGWEDAKYKQIERNAVEPVMKQINFVPCSDYYRDLPRERYTPCTGCDKDIMRRSDYTKKHTDDSRDFDISKDPPKQAPYPDLSSNHPEMTAEFYHEPYHVRSIVKSKKDETTKVTKDVACVREPVQTQIVQYDPMANKLLGVTVEAYTWLKIVPSDLKKNVDGATFATQSICQSTQGVQCTKPKLYTKETQLSSKTIPSEVNDASVNTVNYVERETQNTICMPNRPKHCVSLQTLNQIDEKNKHCVTSSICTMESKEVAINTVDKVSKGIQSTICMSRGNLAPSLSFEKMKDIGTTSCFQENHNICVDATYFKKHDISLVRHVGIDVQCVSLTQLKSHESINHCIRSADLKEPMERETEEFETPCKSDTCSGNICEIIKDPTVAFSLQQILYKMLSYRLESGSQNTKASPLKISNVQADHKSTRNAKTNCRITATEMVDKVKEFTIRTLGSEATSHYKDELKQTFAIAEALSANITKPTMTEESDFKPVFESTKVIDGTERIYADDMVLLKEAKKFSSVDKEVSVYSESRDVGTNGSFSQLPVCNVGVQNDVQVEGVISMNESEMDKGKKVSVGTQKRDPILVRVIKCNESQTIVKSDKETLTAAIDIGFKNKCIDKRVETCGRSTCLPYIACRKLKEENLEPIYQKKCKCQIDSDYRQQPYKNFMCDKNCKDKPHRDQDWTDITNIDAFRNLNNSKIPLCVKARKCTYTSK
- the LOC143148389 gene encoding uncharacterized protein LOC143148389 isoform X3, whose translation is MSSKWNEKLVTSFLKVYKQYPCLWNPYHKDYYNCREKYKALQKIIDDIGTPDFTVTDYLQQIKIIREKYKREQLRTLKGLQSQKRYKSPFPWYNIIADMLKKVIDNEKMNSKTILIAKHPNTSVLKSLNSDNVRNLRKREVEVRRIRPCTNATCDEVAKRSKSGCSSVKSNSTSNKTKEARSTTQTKYVPCPQTRTLRTVSKDREEDTLLNQRPTRDIESRPMGYPMTTPYTSIDLTSNNITEGHNKSYEPPFLQCPLCGWEDAKYKQIERNAVEPVMKQINFVPCSDYYRDLPRERYTPCTGCDKDIMRRSDYTKKHTDDSRDFDISKDPPKQAPYPDLSSNHPEMTAEFYHEPYHVRSIVKSKKDETTKVTKDVACVREPVQTQIVQYDPMANKLLGVTVEAYTWLKIVPSDLKKNVDGATFATQSICQSTQGVQCTKPKLYTKETQLSSKTIPSEVNDASVNTVNYVERETQNTICMPNRPKHCVSLQTLNQIDEKNKHCVTSSICTMESKEVAINTVDKVSKGIQSTICMSRGNLAPSLSFEKMKDIGTTSCFQENHNICVDATYFKKHDISLVRHVGIDVQCVSLTQLKSHESINHCIRSADLKEPMERETEEFETPCKSDTCSGNICEIIKDPTVAFSLQQILYKMLSYRLESGSQNTKASPLKISNVQADHKSTRNAKTNCRITATEMVDKVKEFTIRTLGSEATSHYKDELKQTFAIAEALSANITKPTMTEESDFKPVFESTKVIDGTERIYADDMVLLKEAKKFSSVDKEVSVYSESRDVGTNGSFSQLPVCNVGVQNDVQVEGVISMNESEMDKGKKVSVGTQKRDPILVRVIKCNESQTIVKSDKETLTAAIDIGFKNKCIDKRVETCGRSTCLPYIACRKLKEENLEPIYQKKCKCQIDSDYRQQPYKNFMCDKNCKDKPHRDQDWTDITNIDAFRNLNNSKIPLCVKARKCTYTSK
- the LOC143148389 gene encoding uncharacterized protein LOC143148389 isoform X5 — protein: MYASVTVYVSWRHSGQKPIYMCNRYKREQLRTLKGLQSQKRYKSPFPWYNIIADMLKKVIDNEKMNSKTILIAKHPNTSVLKSLNSDNVRNLRKREVEVRRIRPCTNATCDEVAKRSKSGCSSVKSNSTSNKTKEARSTTQTKYVPCPQTRTLRTVSKDREEDTLLNQRPTRDIESRPMGYPMTTPYTSIDLTSNNITEGHNKSYEPPFLQCPLCGWEDAKYKQIERNAVEPVMKQINFVPCSDYYRDLPRERYTPCTGCDKDIMRRSDYTKKHTDDSRDFDISKDPPKQAPYPDLSSNHPEMTAEFYHEPYHVRSIVKSKKDETTKVTKDVACVREPVQTQIVQYDPMANKLLGVTVEAYTWLKIVPSDLKKNVDGATFATQSICQSTQGVQCTKPKLYTKETQLSSKTIPSEVNDASVNTVNYVERETQNTICMPNRPKHCVSLQTLNQIDEKNKHCVTSSICTMESKEVAINTVDKVSKGIQSTICMSRGNLAPSLSFEKMKDIGTTSCFQENHNICVDATYFKKHDISLVRHVGIDVQCVSLTQLKSHESINHCIRSADLKEPMERETEEFETPCKSDTCSGNICEIIKDPTVAFSLQQILYKMLSYRLESGSQNTKASPLKISNVQADHKSTRNAKTNCRITATEMVDKVKEFTIRTLGSEATSHYKDELKQTFAIAEALSANITKPTMTEESDFKPVFESTKVIDGTERIYADDMVLLKEAKKFSSVDKEVSVYSESRDVGTNGSFSQLPVCNVGVQNDVQVEGVISMNESEMDKGKKVSVGTQKRDPILVRVIKCNESQTIVKSDKETLTAAIDIGFKNKCIDKRVETCGRSTCLPYIACRKLKEENLEPIYQKKCKCQIDSDYRQQPYKNFMCDKNCKDKPHRDQDWTDITNIDAFRNLNNSKIPLCVKARKCTYTSK
- the LOC143148389 gene encoding uncharacterized protein LOC143148389 isoform X1; the protein is MPIVWTENRTLKLVILYSQHECLRNSFHPDFKNKLCRYKAYRHIVDCMNISGLTVCDCIKWITHIKVQYCYELSKISAAISCEKIYKPKASWFPIMHEILFPFIETYDCANDSWKISNNEKDTLGNYYNNEINDRTVYSNTVELRETDGEVCSSSYANCRCGKLNKTKLLIYSKYKREQLRTLKGLQSQKRYKSPFPWYNIIADMLKKVIDNEKMNSKTILIAKHPNTSVLKSLNSDNVRNLRKREVEVRRIRPCTNATCDEVAKRSKSGCSSVKSNSTSNKTKEARSTTQTKYVPCPQTRTLRTVSKDREEDTLLNQRPTRDIESRPMGYPMTTPYTSIDLTSNNITEGHNKSYEPPFLQCPLCGWEDAKYKQIERNAVEPVMKQINFVPCSDYYRDLPRERYTPCTGCDKDIMRRSDYTKKHTDDSRDFDISKDPPKQAPYPDLSSNHPEMTAEFYHEPYHVRSIVKSKKDETTKVTKDVACVREPVQTQIVQYDPMANKLLGVTVEAYTWLKIVPSDLKKNVDGATFATQSICQSTQGVQCTKPKLYTKETQLSSKTIPSEVNDASVNTVNYVERETQNTICMPNRPKHCVSLQTLNQIDEKNKHCVTSSICTMESKEVAINTVDKVSKGIQSTICMSRGNLAPSLSFEKMKDIGTTSCFQENHNICVDATYFKKHDISLVRHVGIDVQCVSLTQLKSHESINHCIRSADLKEPMERETEEFETPCKSDTCSGNICEIIKDPTVAFSLQQILYKMLSYRLESGSQNTKASPLKISNVQADHKSTRNAKTNCRITATEMVDKVKEFTIRTLGSEATSHYKDELKQTFAIAEALSANITKPTMTEESDFKPVFESTKVIDGTERIYADDMVLLKEAKKFSSVDKEVSVYSESRDVGTNGSFSQLPVCNVGVQNDVQVEGVISMNESEMDKGKKVSVGTQKRDPILVRVIKCNESQTIVKSDKETLTAAIDIGFKNKCIDKRVETCGRSTCLPYIACRKLKEENLEPIYQKKCKCQIDSDYRQQPYKNFMCDKNCKDKPHRDQDWTDITNIDAFRNLNNSKIPLCVKARKCTYTSK
- the LOC143148389 gene encoding uncharacterized protein LOC143148389 isoform X2 — translated: MPIVWTENRTLKLVILYSQHECLRNSFHPDFKNKLCRYKAYRHIVDCMNISGLTVCDCIKWITHIKVQYCYELSKISAAISCEKIYKPKASWFPIMHEILFPFIETYDCANDSWKISNNEKDTLGNYYNNEINDRTVYSNTVELRETDGEVCSSSYANCRCGKLNKTKLLIYSKYKREQLRTLKGLQSQKRYKSPFPWYNIIADMLKKVIDNEKMNSKTILIAKHPNTSVLKSLNSDNVRNLRKREVEVRRIRPCTNATCDEVAKRSKSGCSSVKSNSTSNKTKEARSTTQTKYVPCPQTRTLRTVSKDREEDTLLNQRPTRDIESRPMGYPMTTPYTSIDLTSNNITEGHNKSYEPPFLQCPLCGWEDAKYKQIERNAVEPVMKQINFVPCSDYYRDLPRERYTPCTGCDKDIMRRSDYTKKHTDDSRDFDISKDPPKQAPYPDLSSNHPEMTAEFYHEPYHVRSIVKSKKDETTKVTKDVACVREPVQTQIVQYDPMANKLLGVTVEAYTWLKIVPSDLKKNVDGATFATQSICQSTQGVQCTKPKLYTKETQLSSKTIPSEVNDASVNTVNYVERETQNTICMPNRPKHCVSLQTLNQIDEKNKHCVTSSICTMESKEVAINTVDKVSKGIQSTICMSRGNLAPSLSFEKMKDIGTTSCFQENHNICVDATYFKKHDISLVRHVGIDVQCVSLTQLKSHESINHCIRSADLKEPMERETEEFETPCKSDTCSGNICEIIKDPTVAFSLQQILYKMLSYRLESGSQNTKASPLKISNVQADHKSTRNAKTNCRITATEMVDKVKEFTIRTLGSEATSHYKDELKQTFAIAEALSANITKPTMTEESDFKPVFESTKVIDESRDVGTNGSFSQLPVCNVGVQNDVQVEGVISMNESEMDKGKKVSVGTQKRDPILVRVIKCNESQTIVKSDKETLTAAIDIGFKNKCIDKRVETCGRSTCLPYIACRKLKEENLEPIYQKKCKCQIDSDYRQQPYKNFMCDKNCKDKPHRDQDWTDITNIDAFRNLNNSKIPLCVKARKCTYTSK
- the LOC143148389 gene encoding uncharacterized protein LOC143148389 isoform X7 translates to MPIVWTENRTLKLVILYSQHECLRNSFHPDFKNKLCRYKAYRHIVDCMNISGLTVCDCIKWITHIKVQYCYELSKISAAISCEKIYKPKASWFPIMHEILFPFIETYDCANDSWKISNNEKDTLGNYYNNEINDRTVYSNTVELRETDGEVCSSSYANCRCGKLNKTKLLIYSKYKREQLRTLKGLQSQKRYKSPFPWYNIIADMLKKVIDNEKMNSKTILIAKHPNTSVLKSLNSDNVRNLRKREVEVRRIRPCTNATCDEVAKRSKSGCSSVKSNSTSNKTKEARSTTQTKYVPCPQTRTLRTVSKDREEDTLLNQRPTRDIESRPMGYPMTTPYTSIDLTSNNITEGHNKSYEPPFLQCPLCGWEDAKYKQIERNAVEPVMKQINFVPCSDYYRDLPRERYTPCTGCDKDIMRRSDYTKKHTDDSRDFDISKDPPKQAPYPDLSSNHPEMTAEFYHEPYHVRSIVKSKKDETTKVTKDVACVREPVQTQIVQYDPMANKLLGVTVEAYTWLKIVPSDLKKNVDGATFATQSICQSTQGVQCTKPKLYTKETQLSSKTIPSEVNDASVNTVNYVERETQNTICMPNRPKHCVSLQTLNQIDEKNKHCVTSSICTMESKEVAINTVDKVSKGIQSTICMSRGNLAPSLSFEKMKDIGTTSCFQENHNICVDATYFKKHDISLVRHVGIDVQCVSLTQLKSHESINHCIRSADLKEPMERETEEFETPCKSDTCSGNICEIIKDPTVAFSLQQILYKMLSYRLESGSQNTKASPLKISNVQADHKSTRNAKTNCRITATEMVDKVKEFTIRTLGSEATSHYKDELKQTFAIAEALSANITKPTMTEESDFKPVFESTKVIDGTERIYADDMRAEMLGPMDHFHSYLFAM
- the LOC143148389 gene encoding uncharacterized protein LOC143148389 isoform X6 translates to MPIVWTENRTLKLVILYSQHECLRNSFHPDFKNKLCRYKAYRHIVDCMNISGLTVCDCIKWITHIKVQYCYELSKISAAISCEKIYKPKASWFPIMHEILFPFIETYDCANDSWKISNNEKDTLGNYYNNEINDRTVYSNTVELRETDGEVCSSSYANCRCGKLNKTKLLIYSKYKREQLRTLKGLQSQKRYKSPFPWYNIIADMLKKVIDNEKMNSKTILIAKHPNTSVLKSLNSDNVRNLRKREVEVRRIRPCTNATCDEVAKRSKSGCSSVKSNSTSNKTKEARSTTQTKYVPCPQTRTLRTVSKDREEDTLLNQRPTRDIESRPMGYPMTTPYTSIDLTSNNITEGHNKSYEPPFLQCPLCGWEDAKYKQIERNAVEPVMKQINFVPCSDYYRDLPRERYTPCTGCDKDIMRRSDYTKKHTDDSRDFDISKDPPKQAPYPDLSSNHPEMTAEFYHEPYHVRSIVKSKKDETTKVTKDVACVREPVQTQIVQYDPMANKLLGVTVEAYTWLKIVPSDLKKNVDGATFATQSICQSTQGVQCTKPKLYTKETQLSSKTIPSEVNDASVNTVNYVERETQNTICMPNRPKHCVSLQTLNQIDEKNKHCVTSSICTMESKEVAINTVDKVSKGIQSTICMSRGNLAPSLSFEKMKDIGTTSCFQENHNICVDATYFKKHDISLVRHVGIDVQCVSLTQLKSHESINHCIRSADLKEPMERETEEFETPCKSDTCSGNICEIIKDPTVAFSLQQILYKMLSYRLESGSQNTKASPLKISNVQADHKSTRNAKTNCRITATEMVDKVKEFTIRTLGSEATSHYKDELKQTFAIAEALSANITKPTMTEESDFKPVFESTKVIDGTERIYADDMKYLFIQRAEMLGPMDHFHSYLFAM